A window of the Hordeum vulgare subsp. vulgare chromosome 5H, MorexV3_pseudomolecules_assembly, whole genome shotgun sequence genome harbors these coding sequences:
- the LOC123399593 gene encoding 30S ribosomal protein S16-2, chloroplastic/mitochondrial — translation MVVRIRLARFGCRNRPFYRVMAADSRSPRDGKHLEVLGYYNPLPGKDGGKRMGLKFDRVKYWLSVGAQPSDPVQRILFRAGVLPPPPLLAMGRKGGHRDRNPIHPMTGRPLDLEGVTIVDDPNAAEGDAEASTEPSLEA, via the exons ATGGTGGTCCGGATCCGGCTCGCGCGGTTCGGCTGCCGCAACCGGCCGTTCTACCGGGTGATGGCCGCCGACAGCCGCTCGCCGCGCGACGGCAAGCACCTCGAGGTCCTCGGCTACTACAACCCGCTCCCCG GGAAGGATGGCGGCAAGAGGATGGGGCTCAAGTTCGACCGGGTCAA GTACTGGCTATCTGTTGGGGCACAGCCATCAGACCCCGTGCAGCGTATCCTCTTCCGTGCCGGTGTTCTGCCACCACCACCGTTGCTAGCCATGGGCCGGAAGGGTGGACATCGTGACAGGAACCCCATTCATCCGATGACTGGCCGTCCCTTGGACCTTGAGGGTGTCACGATTGTCGATGATCCTAATGCTGCTGAAGGTGATGCTGAAGCATCTACAGAACCTTCGTTGGAGGCGTGA
- the LOC123397884 gene encoding pathogenesis-related thaumatin-like protein 3.5, giving the protein MGERRHHCCKLWLLVLALAPWLHASTGATTTFTIANYCAYTIWPGTLAGSGTPQLSTTGFELGPGQTVRLAAPAGWSGRMWARTGCVFDAAGAGVCQTGDCGGRMECRGAGATPPATLFEVTLGKGGGEDFYDVSLVDGYNLPVVAIPRALRGPGACNATGCMADLNRSCPTELQVNCGDGGGAIACRSACEAFGQDRYCCSGAYGTPAACRPTSYSSIFKMACPRAYSYAYDDSTSTFTCSADDYTVAFCLPASGIKESDAVFLGAQIAGGRGTGAAEGNDMAPPAYGSGGAGAYAPPAYDSYNGGGAGGAYLPPVYNYGRGGDRIPPAMRSSSACITTATTTYIRPWLPLLLLILYFA; this is encoded by the exons ATGGGAGAGCGGAGGCATCACTGCTGCAAGCTATGGCTCCTCGTGCTGGCACTGGCGCCGTGGCTCCACGCTTCGACGGGCGCGACGACGACGTTCACCATAGCCAACTACTGCGCCTACACGATATGGCCGGGCACGCTGGCCGGCTCCGGCACCCCGCAGCTGTCCACGACGGGGTTCGAGCTCGGGCCGGGCCAGACGGTGCGGCTCGCGGCGCCGGCGGGGTGGTCCGGGCGGATGTGGGCGCGGACCGGGTGCGTGTTCGACGCGGCCGGCGCCGGGGTGTGCCAGACCGGCGACTGCGGCGGGCGCATGGAGTGCCGCGGCGCCGGCGCCACGCCCCCGGCCACGCTCTTCGAGGTCACGCTGGGGAAGGGCGGCGGCGAGGACTTCTACGACGTGAGCCTCGTCGACGGGTACAACCTCCCCGTCGTCGCCATCCCGCGCGCGCTGCGCGGGCCCGGCGCGTGCAACGCCACCGGCTGcatggccgacctcaaccgct CGTGCCCGACGGAGCTGCAGGTGAactgcggcgacggcggcggcgcgatCGCGTGCCGGAGCGCGTGCGAGGCGTTCGGGCAGGACAGGTACTGCTGCAGCGGCGCCTACGGCACGCCGGCGGCGTGCCGGCCGACGTCCTACTCGTCCATCTTCAAGATGGCGTGCCCGCGCGCCTACAGCTACGCCTACGACGACAGCACCAGCACCTTCACCTGCAGCGCCGACGACTACACCGTCGCCTTCTGCCTCCCGGCCTCCGG GATAAAGGAGTCGGACGCCGTGTTCCTCGGCGCGCAGATCGCCGGCGGCCGCGGCACCGGTGCTGCCGAAGGCAACGATATGGCGCCGCCGGCGTACGGCAGCGGTGGCGCGGGCGCTTATGCGCCGCCGGCGTACGACAGCTACAACGGTGGTGGAGCAGGAGGCGCCTACCTGCCGCCGGTTTACAACTATGGACGCGGCGGCGATCGCATACCGCCGGCGATGAGGAGCTCGTCCGCTTGCatcacgacggcgacgacgacgtacATCAGGCCGTGGCTTCCGCTGCTTCTGCTGATCCTCTACTTTGCCTGA